The Gammaproteobacteria bacterium genomic interval ATCGATTTTTGGCAGCTGTAGATCCAGCAGGATCAGGGCGGGTAACTGATTGATGTTACGTCCCTGGTGCTGACCCTCCGCGAAAAGATAGTCAATGGCCTCTGCACCATCGCGGGCGATGATCAGCTCATTGCGGAGATTGTTCTTTTTGAGCGCGCGTACGGTGAGGGCCTCATCATCCGGATTGTCCTCCACTAGTAAAATTGTATTTTCTTCCATGAAACTTCCAGTTTTCGTGTCTTGATTACGTATAGTAAAAGCGAAAAACGGAGGGATGTCTACTGCATTTTGGGTTTCATTGTTGCCTGGTTTTTTTACTCATGGCGAGACGTCGAAAAACGTTCCGGTCGCGGTGAACAGCAGACCGCCGCCAATTTCCTTTTGCGGAAACAGCTGCTGTGCCCCACTGCAGTACAGGCGGAGCTGTTCGCGGTATTGATCGACGAGACTGTTGCACTGTTGCGGGGTTGTGACGGCATGGGTTTTGTAGTCGATGACCCAGACCTGATCATCGGTCTCGATGAGGCGGTCGATAATCCCGAACACGGTGTGGCCGGTTTGCGGCTGGCGATACGATACGGCGACCTCGTTGTAGGCGGTCTGCGGTTGCTGAGGGGAAAATATCCAGCCCAGATCCGGGTCCTGAAATATGCGGCGGGCCTCATCAAACCACTGCGCGATGTCGTGCTGGTGGGCGGCGATCGCCAACTCCGCGGCCACCCGTGTCGGGATGGTGGCCGGCGGTTGTTGTGCGCACAGCAGTTCCAGCATGCGATGTATGGCGATGCCGCGGGTGCCATCATCGGCGGCGGCCCCCGGTCGGCCTGGCGGGGACCCGCCGGCGGAGGCGGCGTGACTGGGGGCGATCACCCGGCTGGCCGGGCCGATCTCCAGGGGTTGCGCCAACACCGCGACCAGGGAAGGGGCACCGCCGGGGCCGGTCGTTTTGCGATCGGTTATGGTGTCGACGCTCGGGGGTTCGCCGCTGCGGATGACGATGGGCGCGGACTCATCCGGGGTAATCCCGGCCGTTGCCGTGGCGTCCTGCACCGCGGCTTCGGCCTCGCGGCACTGCGTTGCCATCAGCCCATACCAGCCCAGTTCCGTGCCGCGCGTGGGGCGACAGCCGGAGATATACAGGTGCTGCTTCGGTCGGGTGATGGCGACATACAGCAGGTTGGCGTCTTCCCGTGCCTCCGCCTGCTGGTGGCGTTCCAGGATCGCCGCAGTGAAGGGGTCGCGCTGCTCCTTGGTGCCAGCCAGTAAAAAACTGCCGGGATTGGCCGCATCGGCCGGCCAGTCGACGATGGCACGATGGGCCTGGATGCTGCGCCCGGTATTGGTGGCGTCGGCCAGAAACACCACCGGCGCCTCCAGCCCCTTGGCGGCGTGAATGGTCATGATCCGCACCCGCGCCCCCGTCTGCAGTGGCAGGCCCTCGTCCGGTGCGTCCTGTGCCTGTTGTTGCAGGCTGTGCAGGCGCGATACAAAACGCCCGACGCTGGGGTAACGGCCGCTATCGATCTCCAGGGCGAGTTCGATGAGCCGGGTCAGGTTGGCCATCACTCGATGCTGCAGGTGTTCCGGATAGGCCGCGTGATAACGATTGAGCACATCGCCGTCACAATAGATCCGGTCGAGCAGGTCGTGCACGGGCAGGGTGCCCACCAGACCCTGCCAGCCTGCCAGCAGTCGATGGGCGCGGTGCAGCGGACTGACCGGCGGCTGCTGTGGGCCGATCACCGCCAGACGCGCCATCCAGTGGCCCTCGGTCAGGCTCGCCAGGGCGATGAGGTCCTGTTCGCTGCAGGAAAACAGGGGGGAGCGCAGCACGCTGGCCAGGGCCAGATTGTTGAACGGGGTGATCAGCAGATTTAACAGCGCCACCAGATCCTGCACCTCCAGGCTGTGCAGCAGGGTGCCGCGATTGGCGCCGATATAGGGAATGTCGGCCTTGCGCAGGGCCTGCTCGATCTCCCCGGCATGGGTGCGATGGCGCAGCAGAATAATGATATCGCCATAGTGCAGTGGGCGCGCGGCAGCGGCCGGGCCGATCAGGCAGTGGCCGTCGATCAGCCGGCGGATCCGGGCGGCGATCTGCTGACCCTGTCGGAGGTAACGCTGATCCTGTGCCAGTAGGCGTGGCGCCTGCAGGGGATTGCGCAGGCCGGGGACCAATGTTGGGGCGGTATCCTCTACTTCCTCATTTTCCTCATTTTCCTCATCGGTCTCGATGAGGGGCAAAAATTCCACATGGCCCCACAGTGCGGGGTGGTGTGTGGTGTGGGTGGCAAACGCCGTCAAACGCTGTTGCAATGGCCCGCTGGCAAACACCCGGTTCACCAGGGTCATGATCGCCTCGGCGGAGCGCCAGGAAACATCCAGCGGCTGGGTAACTGCCTGTAGATGTTGTCGCAGCCACCCCTGGGCGGCGACAAACAGCTCCGGATCGGCGCGGCGAAAACGATAGATCGACTGCTTGTTATCGCCCACCAGAAACACGCTGCGACCACGCTGGTCCTCGTTGGCCGCCAGCTCTTCCAGCAGCGGGAGAATCAGCCGCCACTGGGTGGGATTGGTATCCTGAAATTCATCAATCAGCA includes:
- a CDS encoding UvrD-helicase domain-containing protein; the encoded protein is MPNPLHASQPDLSATVSASAGTGKTWLLVTRLIRLLLAGARADGILAVTFTRKAATEMQTRLNERLLELARCGPDELRDLLQQIDAPTDPQTLQRATTLYEDLLRAPRSVRATTFHAFCQDILRRFPLEAGIPPGFELLESTAELQQAAWDALCASASTAPESDVARAIEHLFEACNGLASTQSALNNFLAHRSDWWAYTEAKSAPLDYACDRLSAQLAVSATDQPEADFFDADMAEALAEFAALLRKHPGKKNAEALTALGIARDDSVDIETRFDQCKKAFLTAAGKPLARKEAKTQAKSMGDEGQLRFLALHGQICVRLEQAMGRRHAIQTLLRTRAWYQAGTALLAHYQQLKAEQRLLDFSDLEWQAYRLLNHSDNVHWVQYKLDQRIDHLLIDEFQDTNPTQWRLILPLLEELAANEDQRGRSVFLVGDNKQSIYRFRRADPELFVAAQGWLRQHLQAVTQPLDVSWRSAEAIMTLVNRVFASGPLQQRLTAFATHTTHHPALWGHVEFLPLIETDEENEENEEVEDTAPTLVPGLRNPLQAPRLLAQDQRYLRQGQQIAARIRRLIDGHCLIGPAAAARPLHYGDIIILLRHRTHAGEIEQALRKADIPYIGANRGTLLHSLEVQDLVALLNLLITPFNNLALASVLRSPLFSCSEQDLIALASLTEGHWMARLAVIGPQQPPVSPLHRAHRLLAGWQGLVGTLPVHDLLDRIYCDGDVLNRYHAAYPEHLQHRVMANLTRLIELALEIDSGRYPSVGRFVSRLHSLQQQAQDAPDEGLPLQTGARVRIMTIHAAKGLEAPVVFLADATNTGRSIQAHRAIVDWPADAANPGSFLLAGTKEQRDPFTAAILERHQQAEAREDANLLYVAITRPKQHLYISGCRPTRGTELGWYGLMATQCREAEAAVQDATATAGITPDESAPIVIRSGEPPSVDTITDRKTTGPGGAPSLVAVLAQPLEIGPASRVIAPSHAASAGGSPPGRPGAAADDGTRGIAIHRMLELLCAQQPPATIPTRVAAELAIAAHQHDIAQWFDEARRIFQDPDLGWIFSPQQPQTAYNEVAVSYRQPQTGHTVFGIIDRLIETDDQVWVIDYKTHAVTTPQQCNSLVDQYREQLRLYCSGAQQLFPQKEIGGGLLFTATGTFFDVSP